The Aureitalea marina genome includes a window with the following:
- a CDS encoding putative porin, giving the protein MFKRLVLVVFIGFSTVCWAQDKGLRINQNVPPPNVGQGKDNDQEEQGFLDKNNIRRAPIDLYKIISHDRDTTFLDTTQSIQKEYKFNYLRRDRFELLPFNNVGQTYNTLAYNFDSNHLKPRFVAQSHHFNYRDMEDMNYFNVPTPLTELYFKTAFEQGQQLDAFFTVNTKKNFNFSVAYKGLRSLGKYQHALASTGNFRFTSNWVAPNKRTRFRGHIAAQDILNQENGGLTPSSIALFEANDPEFQDRGRLDVNFENAENKLEGLRFFGELEYDLIKDVDSTSQNVVTLGGWGMYEDKFYEYRQNSAYDGFGPAYVATDLRKKTKLEDFQGSGYVRWENDVIGQLGGYVKYTDYNYGYNSVLILDQGRITNRLKGDLVELGATYQKQYRRFEVFGKGAINLAGDFDGNFLEAGIGYQLQPESKVTATARIHSVAPDFGFLLYQSDYVNYNWQNELNNIKTQELELDLASSKWLDLTVTYTGIDDYTYYQIRSNDSTPSPSQFGERVDYVKVKAEKEFRWRKFALMNTILFQQALSGEEVFNVPEFVTRNSLYYEDRWFKNALFVQTGLNFTFFTEYNMNAYDPVIAEFYVQNDEKLGAFPLVDLFFNVKVKQTRIFFKWEHFNQLFSSTNKHFSAPGYPYRDAVIRFGLVWNFLL; this is encoded by the coding sequence GATTTCTGGATAAGAATAATATCAGAAGGGCACCCATTGACCTGTATAAGATCATTTCCCACGATCGGGATACCACTTTCCTGGATACTACACAAAGTATTCAGAAAGAATACAAGTTCAATTATCTGAGACGAGATCGGTTTGAGCTGCTGCCATTTAACAATGTCGGACAGACCTACAATACCCTGGCATACAACTTCGACTCCAATCATCTGAAACCGAGATTCGTCGCCCAATCCCATCATTTTAATTATCGGGATATGGAAGACATGAATTACTTCAATGTCCCGACACCTTTAACGGAATTGTACTTTAAAACAGCCTTTGAACAAGGACAGCAGTTGGATGCATTTTTTACGGTTAACACCAAAAAGAATTTCAACTTTTCGGTGGCGTACAAAGGGTTGCGATCCCTAGGGAAGTACCAACATGCACTGGCTAGCACCGGGAACTTTCGTTTTACTTCCAACTGGGTGGCACCCAATAAACGAACCAGATTCAGGGGGCATATCGCTGCCCAGGATATACTGAATCAGGAAAATGGTGGGCTTACCCCGAGTTCAATTGCCCTATTTGAGGCGAACGACCCTGAATTCCAGGATAGGGGACGGTTGGACGTGAATTTTGAAAATGCCGAGAATAAACTGGAAGGGCTGCGTTTTTTCGGTGAGTTAGAGTACGACCTGATCAAGGATGTGGACAGCACCTCCCAAAATGTTGTGACTTTAGGGGGCTGGGGGATGTATGAAGACAAGTTCTACGAGTACAGACAAAACAGTGCTTATGATGGATTTGGACCGGCCTATGTGGCAACTGACCTGCGTAAAAAGACCAAACTGGAGGATTTCCAAGGAAGTGGTTATGTCCGCTGGGAAAACGATGTGATCGGACAGTTGGGCGGTTATGTGAAATACACGGATTATAATTACGGGTACAATTCGGTGTTGATCCTGGATCAGGGAAGGATCACTAACCGTCTGAAAGGAGACCTGGTAGAGCTGGGTGCGACCTACCAAAAACAGTATCGTCGATTTGAGGTCTTTGGGAAGGGAGCGATCAACCTGGCTGGAGATTTTGACGGCAATTTCTTAGAGGCAGGGATAGGATATCAGCTACAACCAGAAAGCAAGGTGACTGCAACGGCCAGGATTCACTCCGTGGCCCCGGATTTCGGTTTTCTGTTGTACCAAAGTGATTATGTCAATTACAACTGGCAAAATGAACTGAACAACATCAAGACCCAGGAGCTTGAGCTGGATCTGGCCTCCAGCAAATGGTTGGATCTTACAGTGACCTATACCGGTATCGACGACTATACCTACTACCAGATACGGTCCAATGATAGTACACCTAGCCCATCTCAGTTTGGGGAGCGGGTAGATTATGTGAAGGTAAAAGCTGAAAAGGAGTTCCGTTGGCGGAAGTTTGCCCTAATGAATACGATCCTCTTTCAACAGGCCTTGAGCGGAGAAGAGGTATTCAATGTGCCGGAATTCGTTACACGAAATTCCTTGTATTACGAGGACAGGTGGTTTAAAAATGCGCTATTTGTCCAAACGGGCCTTAACTTCACATTCTTCACCGAATACAACATGAATGCCTACGATCCTGTGATCGCCGAATTCTACGTTCAGAATGATGAAAAACTAGGAGCCTTCCCCTTAGTGGACCTGTTCTTTAATGTCAAGGTGAAACAGACCAGGATATTCTTTAAATGGGAGCACTTCAACCAGCTTTTCAGCAGTACCAACAAGCACTTCTCCGCACCGGGCTATCCCTACCGGGACGCGGTCATCCGGTTTGGTCTGGTTTGGAACTTCCTGCTTTAG
- a CDS encoding acyl-CoA dehydrogenase, which produces MDFNLSEEHLMIRDAARDFARTELLPGVIERDTHQQFPAEQVKKMGELGFLGMMVDPKYGGGGMDTLSYVLAMEELSKVDASSSVIVSVNNSLVCWGIETYGSEEQKQKYLTKLATGESLGAFCLSEPEAGSDATSQRTTAIDMGDHYILNGTKNWITNGGSADYYLVIAQTDREKGHRGINAFIVEKSWEGFEVGPKEDKLGIRGSDTHTLNFNDVKVPKENRIGEDGFGFKFAMKTLSGGRIGIAAQALGIASGAYELAKEYSKIRKAFGTEICNHQAIAFKLADMYTQITAARHLVMQAAWDKDNGNNYDLSGAVAKLYASQVAMETTVEAVQVHGGNGYVKEYHVERLMRDAKITQIYEGTSEIQKIVISRSVLKE; this is translated from the coding sequence ATGGATTTTAATCTTTCAGAAGAACACCTCATGATTCGGGATGCAGCCCGTGATTTTGCTCGTACGGAATTGCTGCCCGGAGTGATAGAACGTGACACTCATCAACAATTTCCTGCAGAGCAGGTCAAGAAGATGGGTGAATTAGGATTCCTTGGAATGATGGTGGATCCAAAATATGGCGGTGGCGGAATGGACACATTGTCTTATGTGCTGGCCATGGAAGAGCTCAGCAAGGTTGATGCCTCCAGTTCGGTGATCGTTTCCGTGAACAACTCCCTGGTGTGTTGGGGTATCGAAACCTACGGGAGCGAAGAGCAGAAACAGAAATACTTGACCAAACTGGCCACTGGAGAATCTCTTGGAGCATTTTGTCTGAGTGAACCAGAAGCTGGAAGTGACGCAACATCACAACGCACTACAGCTATCGACATGGGTGATCATTACATCCTGAACGGAACCAAGAACTGGATCACCAACGGTGGAAGCGCAGATTATTACCTGGTCATCGCCCAAACGGATCGTGAAAAAGGACACCGAGGAATCAATGCCTTTATCGTGGAGAAAAGTTGGGAAGGATTTGAGGTTGGACCCAAGGAAGACAAACTAGGTATCCGGGGGAGTGATACCCACACCCTGAACTTCAATGATGTAAAAGTACCTAAGGAGAATAGGATAGGTGAAGATGGATTCGGTTTCAAATTTGCCATGAAGACCCTAAGCGGTGGTCGGATCGGAATTGCTGCCCAGGCTCTTGGAATCGCATCAGGCGCTTACGAACTGGCCAAAGAATACTCCAAGATCCGTAAAGCTTTTGGCACCGAGATTTGCAACCATCAGGCGATCGCCTTTAAGTTAGCCGACATGTATACCCAGATCACTGCTGCTCGACACTTGGTCATGCAAGCAGCCTGGGATAAGGACAATGGCAATAACTACGATCTAAGTGGAGCGGTGGCCAAACTTTACGCCTCACAAGTTGCCATGGAGACCACAGTCGAGGCAGTTCAAGTGCATGGAGGAAACGGATACGTAAAAGAATACCACGTAGAGCGATTGATGCGAGATGCGAAGATCACCCAGATCTACGAAGGGACCAGCGAGATCCAAAAGATCGTGATCTCTCGCAGCGTTCTTAAAGAGTAG